One Acidobacteriota bacterium genomic window carries:
- the ribA gene encoding GTP cyclohydrolase II: protein MSHITTVEDAVQEIRGGRLVIVRDSLDRENEADFVMAAEKVSAAHINTMIKEGGGLICAALTRERALKLGLPPMVGADDNSTPFGCDFTVSVDARKDTTTGISAQDRAATVRLLASPRAQSYDFVRPGHIFPVRARTGGVLVRAGHTEASVDLVRMAGLKPVAVMCEILDKNGKSALTPSIEKIARKHRLKVLSIEQLIEYRRYREKLVTRVASAQLPTEFGNFTAYVYECPSQNREHLALVMGKISPDRPVLVRVHSQCVTGDTLHSIRCDCRAQLATAMKKVSEKGEGVIVYLSQEGRGIGLANKIRAYALQDKGLDTVEANERLGLPADMRDYSVGAQILKDLSVRKIHLLTNNPDKLSGIRKHGLSILRRVPLEIAPTKTNHAYLKVKKDKLGHLLSKVQ from the coding sequence ATGTCGCATATAACTACAGTTGAAGATGCTGTGCAGGAAATCCGCGGGGGCCGGCTCGTCATCGTGCGCGACAGCCTGGACCGTGAGAACGAAGCGGATTTTGTAATGGCAGCGGAGAAAGTTTCCGCCGCCCACATTAACACCATGATCAAAGAAGGCGGAGGCCTGATCTGTGCTGCCTTAACACGCGAGCGAGCGCTAAAGCTGGGCCTGCCGCCCATGGTCGGAGCTGACGACAACAGCACTCCCTTTGGCTGTGACTTCACAGTTTCGGTTGACGCACGAAAGGACACTACAACAGGAATTTCAGCACAGGACCGCGCCGCCACGGTCCGCCTGCTGGCCTCCCCACGGGCCCAGTCTTACGACTTTGTGCGGCCGGGACACATTTTCCCGGTGCGGGCGCGGACGGGCGGCGTTCTCGTGAGGGCCGGACACACGGAGGCTTCAGTCGATCTCGTGCGCATGGCCGGGCTGAAGCCGGTGGCCGTCATGTGCGAGATCCTGGACAAGAACGGGAAATCCGCGCTGACGCCCAGTATTGAAAAGATCGCCCGCAAGCACCGGCTGAAAGTGCTTAGCATTGAACAACTGATTGAATACCGGCGCTACCGGGAAAAGCTGGTCACCCGCGTGGCCAGCGCCCAATTGCCCACGGAATTTGGCAACTTCACCGCCTACGTGTACGAGTGCCCCTCCCAGAACCGCGAGCACCTGGCGCTGGTGATGGGAAAGATATCACCAGACCGGCCGGTCCTGGTGCGGGTCCATTCACAGTGCGTAACCGGCGACACTCTGCACTCCATTCGCTGCGACTGCCGCGCGCAACTCGCTACTGCGATGAAGAAGGTCAGCGAAAAGGGCGAAGGAGTGATCGTCTACCTCAGCCAGGAAGGACGCGGCATCGGGCTGGCAAACAAGATTCGCGCCTATGCCCTCCAGGACAAGGGCCTGGACACTGTAGAGGCGAACGAACGGCTGGGGTTGCCCGCTGACATGAGAGACTACTCAGTGGGTGCTCAGATCCTGAAGGACCTGAGCGTTCGCAAGATCCATCTGCTGACCAACAACCCTGATAAGCTGTCGGGCATCAGGAAACACGGGCTCAGTATCCTGCGGCGCGTTCCACTGGAGATCGCTCCCACCAAGACCAACCATGCGTATCTGAAAGTGAAGAAAGACAAACTCGGACACCTGTTGAGCAAGGTACAGTGA
- a CDS encoding APC family permease, whose protein sequence is MGNSKSGQPSPQKRVVTLPRVMVATTAMLTFISFWRAAAIVLNDLASSAFYAGGIAEQAIGPSAPWFILAVMLFAYAVAQMYVESCSMFVRGGVYRVVKEAMGGTLAKISVSALMFDYILTGPISGVSAGQYLVGFVNELLQHAHINMALPTNSTSAVFAAAVTIYFWWENIKGIEQSSEKARRIMEFTTILVVLMIGWCGYTLWVRGGHLPPTPVPSNLHFSISAEGWLRSSRLPEIIGVVGILVAFGHSVLAMSGLETLAQVYREIEHPKLPNLKKTAFIVFIYSMIFTSLVSFFAFMIIPDATTRLSYKDNLIGGLAMNVAGPVMLRLLFHGFVVVVGIMILSGAVNTAIVGSNGVLNRVSEDGVLADWFRQPHPRFGTSHRIINLVVALQLLTIFLSRGNVILLGEAYAFGVIWSFAMKGLGVLVLRFTRPGPREFRVPLNPKLGRLEFPLGLGLITLTLFSTAVINLFTKEVATISGVSFTLLFYLLFVISERHNQRRRAAASELDQFNLEPSKEITLEGVGARPGNILVPVPDYFKLYHLASVLEHVDIERQDVIVLHIRVLLRAGSGEHGLEPEQLFTVYEQELFTRALALSEKYGKSVKLAVIAATDVWDGILRAGQNLQSSTIVLGSSTKLSAAEEARRAGLAWEGLPNPKPQLTVEVYSPHGREEVYYLGPHSPHLTPNEIDLLHKIWLDCSQRLEPEEIHHHDIVHFALTEIEQKLKEEHDGQVLDRLKQHLEQMKSHRVPHL, encoded by the coding sequence ATGGGAAATAGCAAATCAGGCCAACCGTCTCCTCAAAAACGGGTCGTGACGCTGCCGCGCGTTATGGTCGCCACCACGGCGATGCTGACGTTTATCTCTTTCTGGCGCGCGGCGGCCATTGTTCTGAATGACCTCGCTTCGTCCGCGTTCTATGCCGGCGGCATTGCTGAACAGGCGATCGGGCCCTCAGCGCCATGGTTCATTCTGGCCGTCATGCTGTTCGCCTATGCCGTCGCCCAGATGTACGTGGAGAGCTGCAGCATGTTCGTCCGCGGGGGCGTTTACCGCGTGGTCAAAGAGGCCATGGGCGGGACTTTGGCCAAGATTTCCGTCTCCGCGCTGATGTTCGACTATATCCTCACCGGACCGATCAGCGGTGTTTCAGCCGGCCAGTATCTTGTAGGCTTTGTCAACGAACTCTTGCAACACGCCCACATCAACATGGCGCTTCCCACCAATTCCACGTCGGCCGTTTTTGCGGCGGCGGTGACAATTTATTTCTGGTGGGAAAACATCAAGGGCATTGAGCAGTCCAGCGAAAAAGCGCGTCGCATCATGGAGTTCACCACCATCCTGGTGGTTCTGATGATCGGGTGGTGCGGCTACACTCTCTGGGTCAGGGGCGGCCACCTTCCCCCGACCCCTGTGCCATCCAACCTGCATTTTTCCATTAGCGCCGAGGGATGGCTGCGCTCCAGCCGTCTGCCGGAGATTATCGGAGTGGTCGGAATCCTGGTAGCCTTTGGCCATTCCGTGCTGGCCATGAGCGGGCTGGAAACTCTGGCCCAGGTTTACCGGGAAATCGAGCATCCCAAGCTGCCGAACCTGAAGAAAACCGCTTTTATCGTCTTCATTTACAGCATGATCTTCACTTCGCTGGTCTCCTTCTTTGCGTTCATGATCATCCCCGACGCGACGACACGCCTCAGCTATAAGGACAACCTGATCGGCGGCCTGGCGATGAACGTGGCAGGCCCTGTAATGCTTCGCCTGCTGTTCCACGGATTCGTGGTAGTCGTCGGGATCATGATCCTGTCGGGCGCCGTCAACACAGCCATCGTGGGCTCCAACGGAGTCCTTAATCGCGTCTCTGAAGACGGCGTCCTGGCGGATTGGTTCCGGCAGCCGCATCCGCGCTTTGGCACTTCCCACCGGATTATCAACCTGGTGGTCGCCCTGCAGCTGCTGACGATATTCCTCAGCCGGGGCAACGTGATCCTTCTCGGCGAAGCGTACGCTTTTGGAGTGATCTGGAGCTTCGCCATGAAAGGGCTGGGCGTGCTGGTGCTTCGGTTCACCCGGCCGGGACCGCGCGAATTCCGGGTACCGTTGAATCCAAAGCTTGGACGCCTGGAATTTCCACTTGGCCTCGGGCTGATCACACTCACTCTGTTCTCAACCGCCGTTATCAACCTCTTCACCAAAGAAGTTGCCACGATCTCTGGCGTGTCGTTCACCCTGCTGTTTTACCTCCTCTTTGTTATTTCGGAAAGGCACAACCAGCGCCGCAGGGCCGCTGCCAGCGAGCTCGACCAGTTCAACCTGGAGCCGAGCAAGGAAATTACTCTGGAAGGCGTCGGAGCGCGGCCAGGCAATATTCTGGTGCCGGTCCCGGACTATTTCAAGCTGTACCACCTGGCCTCCGTCCTCGAGCACGTAGACATTGAGCGTCAGGACGTCATAGTGCTCCACATCAGGGTCCTCTTGCGCGCCGGCTCCGGCGAGCACGGCCTGGAACCGGAGCAGTTGTTTACGGTCTATGAACAGGAACTGTTCACGCGGGCGTTGGCCCTGTCCGAGAAATATGGGAAGTCCGTTAAGCTGGCGGTGATAGCCGCAACGGACGTATGGGACGGCATCTTGCGCGCGGGCCAGAATCTTCAGTCGTCTACCATCGTCCTGGGGTCGTCGACAAAGCTGTCTGCCGCGGAAGAGGCCCGCCGGGCTGGTCTGGCGTGGGAAGGATTGCCCAATCCGAAGCCGCAATTGACAGTAGAGGTCTACTCACCCCACGGGCGGGAAGAGGTCTATTATCTCGGCCCGCACTCTCCACACCTGACTCCGAATGAGATCGACCTGCTGCACAAGATCTGGCTCGACTGCAGCCAGCGCCTCGAGCCGGAGGAGATCCACCACCATGACATTGTCCACTTTGCGCTCACAGAGATTGAACAAAAACTGAAGGAAGAGCATGACGGCCAGGTTCTGGATCGGTTAAAGCAGCACCTTGAACAGATGAAGTCCCACCGCGTCCCTCACTTGTAA
- a CDS encoding M61 family peptidase, translating into MISSRYWLYIVFAFAFMIGAPGLKAQSPITLEVDATQAPQKIIHTRMAMPVSPGPLTLYYPKWIPGEHEPDGPVINLTGLKFSGNGKVIPWRRDLLDMFTIHLDIPEGVSVLDINLDYVEPEATSGFTAGASATEKLVVISWNQNLLYPAGRLAEDLIFKASLKLPEGWKFGTALPIASEEGNTIEFKPASLNRLVDSPVSAGQYYQVVDVTPPGEPVHHEIDLAADSEAALNMDPELERGYTNLVAETGKLFGARHYRDYHFLFTLSDHVAHFGLEHHESDDSRVEEFSLIDPALRLNMVTLLPHEFVHSWNGKFRRPKDLSTAYYEEPMKTDMLWVYEGLTEYLGGLLTARSGLWTPDEYRQNLALIAARYGPGRPGRTWRPLLDTAAGAQVLYSGPVEWENWRRGVDFYDESVLLWLEVNSIINRETHGKKSLDDFCRLFYGGPNDGPQLEPYTFQDLVDALGKIAPYDWAGFFHERLNSTSPDAPLGGIEGSGWKVVYTSVEPPLLQNSEAVHNDTNETYSIGLLLKNDGQVEDSVVTRPAYKAGISPGMKVIAVNGRKFTPQVLRLALRAGTTSKEPLRVLVLNGEYYKTCVLDYHGGEVFPHLVREAGSPDLLDRLLKPLAAH; encoded by the coding sequence ATGATCTCTTCGCGTTACTGGCTTTATATTGTTTTTGCGTTCGCGTTTATGATCGGAGCGCCGGGCCTGAAGGCCCAATCCCCGATCACTCTTGAAGTTGATGCCACCCAGGCGCCGCAGAAAATCATTCACACTCGCATGGCTATGCCTGTTTCTCCCGGGCCCCTCACACTTTACTACCCCAAATGGATCCCGGGTGAACATGAGCCGGACGGCCCGGTAATCAATTTGACAGGATTGAAATTCAGCGGCAACGGCAAAGTGATTCCGTGGCGGCGTGACCTGTTGGACATGTTCACCATTCATCTGGATATCCCAGAGGGCGTCAGTGTTCTCGATATCAATCTCGATTACGTTGAGCCTGAGGCCACCTCAGGCTTTACGGCCGGTGCTTCGGCGACTGAAAAACTGGTGGTAATCAGCTGGAACCAGAACCTTCTCTATCCCGCGGGCCGGCTGGCAGAAGACCTTATTTTCAAAGCCAGCCTGAAGCTCCCCGAAGGCTGGAAGTTTGGGACAGCGCTTCCGATTGCGAGCGAAGAAGGGAACACGATCGAATTCAAACCGGCCTCACTGAATCGCCTGGTGGATTCCCCGGTCAGCGCTGGCCAATACTATCAGGTTGTGGATGTGACACCGCCGGGAGAGCCGGTCCATCATGAGATCGACCTTGCGGCTGACAGCGAAGCCGCCCTTAACATGGATCCTGAATTGGAGCGGGGGTATACGAACCTGGTAGCCGAGACGGGGAAATTGTTTGGTGCCCGGCACTATCGGGACTATCACTTTTTGTTTACCTTGAGCGACCATGTCGCTCATTTCGGACTGGAACACCATGAGTCAGATGACAGCCGTGTGGAGGAATTTTCGCTGATCGATCCGGCCCTGCGGCTGAACATGGTCACGCTGTTGCCGCACGAATTCGTACACTCCTGGAATGGCAAATTCCGCCGGCCGAAAGACCTGAGCACCGCATACTACGAAGAACCGATGAAGACCGACATGCTCTGGGTTTATGAAGGGCTTACCGAGTACCTGGGAGGCCTCCTAACGGCTCGAAGCGGATTGTGGACTCCTGATGAGTACCGGCAGAACCTGGCCTTAATAGCCGCCAGATATGGCCCAGGCAGGCCCGGACGGACCTGGCGTCCTTTGCTGGATACGGCGGCTGGCGCTCAAGTCCTTTACAGCGGGCCGGTTGAATGGGAGAACTGGCGGCGCGGCGTGGACTTTTATGATGAAAGCGTTCTGCTCTGGCTTGAAGTCAACAGCATCATAAACCGCGAGACGCACGGCAAGAAGTCACTGGACGACTTCTGCCGCCTCTTTTACGGGGGGCCGAATGATGGTCCGCAGCTGGAGCCGTACACTTTCCAGGACTTGGTGGACGCGCTGGGTAAGATTGCGCCTTATGACTGGGCAGGATTTTTCCATGAGCGCCTGAACTCAACTTCTCCAGATGCCCCCCTCGGCGGGATCGAGGGCAGCGGCTGGAAAGTGGTTTACACCAGCGTCGAACCCCCGCTTCTGCAGAATTCAGAGGCAGTCCATAACGACACCAACGAGACTTATTCGATTGGGCTTCTGTTGAAAAACGATGGCCAGGTTGAAGATTCAGTGGTGACCAGGCCGGCTTATAAGGCTGGAATTTCCCCGGGAATGAAAGTTATTGCGGTTAATGGGCGTAAGTTCACACCGCAAGTGCTGCGCCTTGCGCTTCGTGCCGGCACAACGTCGAAAGAGCCGCTCCGCGTGCTGGTATTGAATGGTGAATACTACAAGACCTGCGTCCTTGACTATCACGGCGGGGAAGTGTTTCCGCACCTGGTCAGGGAAGCCGGCAGTCCGGACCTTCTCGACAGATTGCTGAAGCCACTTGCCGCGCATTAG
- a CDS encoding phosphoesterase, translated as MSQDSSNFRTALTVTIGIGLVLAACQARQASNTDAGPNPNQQAIQKYQIPSAAEPQLSPEQLRELVRKKIKYVFVLYQENRSFDSYFGTYPGAEGLFSQNPEETPGFTQPLIDTDGATGAIQPFRVGPDIYAADTDDVDHSHPMLVAKMDIQAGVPKMDRFALAEEHKYMKSGKPSRLAKQMGELAMAYEDCDTVPILWQYASRFVLFDHVFQEMTGPSTLGNLAIISAQTGQTQWALHPNEAYTGDGLEAHGVPVMNDSDPLWGSPLDPTPSAQKMPVNPHDFGYESKPNTQINLTFATLPLTLEGKQLKSVAGQDRDPHRDLADIGHDIPFISQRHKASVGFGWYEEGYGSGKVDMDDGPEDASGLHAAYITHHNGPQYFGYIANNPRMREQLHGLHAFFDALKQKALPEQGGVFFVKGGYKNPFNMHPADPDPRVQRNFKGDDDHPGYSDAQISEALVAGEVNAIAASPYWPESAIIITWDDSEGDYDHVPPPIRAKGPDGSVISDGPRVPLILVSPYARVHYIAHSQGNHASVVKFVDAVFNLPPLALLPDEKRGRRLGEKEFGQKGLGPEDAITSGIGDLTEAFSPARLVGKAEPLPAGYVEIPDSLVQHLPQETGYGCRDLGIITTDRQLQVGNKVPSDFNARPKTTPTRW; from the coding sequence ATGAGCCAAGATTCTTCGAACTTTCGAACAGCACTGACTGTTACGATAGGCATAGGCCTGGTACTGGCCGCGTGCCAGGCGCGGCAGGCATCCAATACGGACGCCGGCCCTAACCCTAACCAACAGGCCATTCAGAAATACCAGATTCCCTCTGCGGCAGAACCGCAACTTTCGCCTGAGCAATTGAGGGAACTTGTGCGGAAGAAGATTAAATACGTCTTTGTCCTTTATCAGGAGAACAGGTCGTTTGATTCGTACTTTGGGACGTATCCGGGCGCGGAGGGCCTCTTCAGCCAAAATCCGGAAGAAACTCCAGGGTTCACCCAGCCGCTGATTGATACCGATGGCGCCACCGGCGCCATTCAACCCTTCCGCGTTGGGCCTGACATATACGCAGCCGACACCGATGACGTAGACCATTCACACCCCATGCTTGTCGCGAAGATGGACATTCAGGCTGGGGTTCCTAAAATGGACCGGTTCGCCCTTGCCGAGGAACACAAATACATGAAGTCCGGCAAACCTTCCCGGCTTGCGAAACAGATGGGCGAACTGGCCATGGCTTATGAGGATTGCGACACCGTTCCGATTTTGTGGCAATACGCCAGCCGTTTTGTGCTGTTCGACCATGTTTTCCAGGAGATGACCGGTCCTTCGACGCTCGGCAATCTCGCTATTATTTCCGCACAGACAGGCCAGACGCAGTGGGCTCTGCACCCGAACGAGGCCTACACCGGCGATGGTTTGGAGGCACACGGTGTTCCCGTGATGAACGATTCCGACCCGCTTTGGGGATCGCCTCTGGATCCAACTCCCAGCGCACAGAAAATGCCCGTGAACCCGCATGATTTTGGGTACGAAAGCAAACCAAACACGCAAATCAACCTGACCTTTGCTACGCTTCCACTCACGCTCGAGGGCAAACAACTGAAGTCCGTCGCCGGGCAGGACCGCGACCCGCACCGCGACCTTGCCGATATCGGGCATGACATCCCTTTCATTTCCCAGCGCCACAAGGCTTCCGTAGGCTTTGGCTGGTATGAGGAAGGCTATGGTTCGGGGAAAGTTGATATGGACGATGGCCCGGAGGACGCTTCCGGCCTTCACGCTGCTTACATCACGCACCATAATGGGCCTCAATACTTTGGATACATCGCAAACAATCCGCGGATGCGCGAGCAGCTCCATGGGCTGCACGCCTTCTTCGATGCGCTTAAGCAGAAGGCCCTGCCGGAACAGGGTGGAGTTTTCTTCGTGAAGGGTGGTTACAAGAACCCATTCAATATGCATCCCGCTGATCCTGATCCGCGGGTCCAGAGGAATTTCAAGGGCGATGACGACCATCCGGGCTATTCAGATGCTCAGATCAGCGAGGCGCTTGTGGCGGGAGAGGTCAATGCAATTGCTGCAAGCCCCTATTGGCCGGAAAGCGCCATCATCATCACCTGGGATGACTCGGAAGGTGATTATGACCATGTTCCCCCGCCGATCCGGGCAAAAGGGCCTGACGGCTCAGTGATCAGCGACGGCCCGCGTGTTCCTCTGATTCTCGTCTCGCCTTACGCGCGCGTGCATTACATTGCGCATTCGCAGGGGAACCATGCCTCCGTAGTCAAGTTTGTGGATGCCGTTTTCAATCTGCCGCCACTGGCTCTTCTTCCCGATGAAAAACGGGGCCGCCGTCTGGGTGAAAAGGAGTTTGGCCAGAAAGGCCTGGGGCCAGAAGACGCAATCACGTCCGGGATTGGCGACCTGACGGAAGCCTTCAGCCCTGCGCGGCTTGTTGGAAAGGCCGAGCCTTTGCCCGCAGGTTATGTGGAGATTCCCGATTCGCTGGTTCAGCATTTGCCGCAGGAAACGGGCTATGGTTGCAGAGACCTCGGAATTATTACGACAGACCGCCAGCTCCAGGTTGGGAACAAGGTCCCCAGTGACTTCAACGCGCGACCGAAAACCACTCCAACCCGGTGGTAA
- a CDS encoding zinc ribbon domain-containing protein: MPIFEYTCQQCKKTFEKLVLSKSQPTPTCPGCGSKKTRQQFSTFATSGTPARTGGRACAPSGGG; encoded by the coding sequence ATGCCAATCTTCGAATACACTTGCCAGCAGTGCAAAAAGACTTTTGAGAAGCTGGTGTTGAGCAAGAGCCAGCCCACGCCAACCTGCCCTGGGTGCGGCTCCAAAAAGACGCGACAGCAGTTCTCCACCTTTGCCACCTCCGGAACTCCAGCCCGGACTGGTGGACGCGCGTGCGCCCCTTCGGGCGGCGGTTGA
- a CDS encoding exo-alpha-sialidase, translating to MRSIPIGILKIGLPRFYVALWRAGFVFCAVAFAFCALAAAAADSQCPLSQAPPGAEVETLTRHAGFFNEPSVAINPRNPQQVVVAYQTGARISYSNDGGRSWRAASDTKPRNYAVSGDVSVAYGNNGHAFLCYIAFDKLGTEEYWGHNATRNGIFVRQSPDGGKTWQQPAVPVIEHATEPGIPFEDKPYIVADNTSGPYAGSLYVGWTQFTLTQSVVLFSRSEDGGSTWSKPIRISTQAGLPRDDNGDVEGFSGTVGPDGTLYVVWADGTHVVLASSRDGGRTFAPSRRVIPIAPPYFQIANVDRTDGFPVISVDPHGGNGAGLLYAAWGDYRNGDADVFCSTSADRGRSWTLPVRVNSDPIHNGADQFFQWLAVDPLTGTANLIFYDRRNDPENSKAVVVLARSTDHGRTFHNYLWMNQPFDPNKDFIGDYTGIAALGGRVYGVWTEERPASGGHKANSPLHHTVVRVGIADFTQPGNSN from the coding sequence TTGAGATCGATTCCAATAGGAATTCTGAAAATTGGATTGCCACGCTTTTACGTCGCCCTCTGGCGTGCAGGTTTCGTATTTTGTGCCGTGGCCTTTGCTTTTTGCGCCCTTGCTGCCGCGGCTGCGGACAGCCAGTGTCCTTTGTCGCAAGCGCCGCCAGGTGCGGAGGTCGAGACCCTGACGCGCCATGCCGGGTTTTTCAACGAGCCTTCAGTTGCCATTAATCCACGCAACCCGCAGCAGGTGGTTGTTGCCTATCAGACAGGGGCCCGCATCTCATATTCGAATGACGGTGGCAGAAGCTGGCGCGCTGCCTCAGACACCAAGCCTCGAAACTATGCCGTGTCGGGTGATGTTTCGGTAGCGTATGGCAACAATGGCCACGCTTTCCTTTGTTACATTGCATTTGACAAGCTGGGGACCGAAGAGTACTGGGGACATAACGCCACACGCAACGGGATATTCGTGCGGCAGTCGCCCGACGGCGGGAAGACATGGCAGCAACCCGCTGTACCGGTGATCGAGCATGCAACTGAGCCCGGTATTCCTTTTGAAGACAAGCCCTACATTGTGGCCGACAACACAAGCGGGCCCTATGCGGGGAGCCTCTATGTCGGGTGGACACAATTCACTCTGACGCAATCCGTGGTTCTATTTTCGCGCTCGGAGGACGGCGGCTCAACCTGGTCAAAACCCATCCGGATCAGCACCCAGGCCGGATTGCCGCGGGATGACAACGGTGACGTAGAAGGGTTTTCCGGGACCGTGGGGCCGGATGGCACGCTTTATGTGGTGTGGGCTGACGGCACGCACGTGGTCCTTGCCTCTTCGCGCGACGGAGGCCGCACGTTCGCTCCTTCTCGGAGGGTTATTCCTATCGCGCCACCTTACTTCCAGATCGCAAATGTGGACAGGACGGATGGCTTTCCGGTGATTTCGGTTGATCCCCATGGCGGCAACGGCGCTGGACTGCTGTACGCTGCCTGGGGCGATTATCGAAATGGTGATGCTGATGTTTTCTGTTCCACATCGGCTGACCGCGGCCGGAGCTGGACGCTGCCCGTGAGAGTGAATTCCGATCCCATCCACAATGGGGCCGACCAGTTCTTCCAGTGGCTGGCTGTCGATCCGCTGACGGGGACCGCTAATCTCATCTTCTACGACAGGCGGAACGATCCGGAAAACAGCAAGGCCGTTGTGGTTCTTGCACGGTCAACCGACCACGGCCGCACTTTTCACAATTACCTGTGGATGAATCAGCCATTTGATCCCAACAAAGATTTTATCGGGGATTATACAGGGATCGCTGCGCTCGGCGGCCGGGTCTATGGGGTGTGGACGGAGGAACGTCCCGCCTCCGGCGGGCACAAGGCCAATAGTCCTCTACACCACACCGTGGTTCGGGTCGGCATTGCAGACTTTACTCAGCCCGGCAATTCCAACTAA
- a CDS encoding riboflavin synthase: MARREDLQCERRPAIDLSACCTRRSDLRKRNRGSVFSGIVETTSLVLSVSKARRQRVLTIRKPRRWKLQEGESVSVEGVCSTIQSFNNGSFRVVYMPETLRKTTLRGLKAGDEVNLERCLTLQTLIGGHLVQGHVDATARIRAIRDEGEAKLFTFAIPARLSRYIVPRGSIAVDGVSLTVVEAMRSSFQCSLLAYTLGRTTLGGKRPGRHVNIEVDILGKYVERLMKN, from the coding sequence CTGGCTCGCCGTGAAGACCTCCAGTGCGAGCGCAGGCCTGCTATTGATCTCAGCGCCTGTTGCACAAGGCGCAGCGACCTGCGGAAGCGGAATCGAGGCTCCGTGTTCAGCGGCATTGTCGAAACCACCAGCCTGGTCCTGAGCGTCAGCAAGGCCCGCAGGCAGCGGGTCCTGACCATTCGCAAACCCCGGCGCTGGAAACTCCAGGAAGGTGAAAGCGTCTCCGTCGAAGGAGTGTGTTCAACGATTCAGAGTTTCAATAACGGATCGTTCCGCGTTGTTTACATGCCCGAGACGTTGCGGAAAACCACCCTGCGAGGTTTGAAGGCCGGGGACGAAGTTAACCTTGAACGGTGCCTGACGCTCCAGACCCTGATCGGCGGCCACCTGGTTCAGGGACATGTGGACGCGACCGCCCGAATCAGGGCCATCCGGGACGAGGGTGAGGCGAAACTTTTTACGTTCGCAATACCCGCGCGGTTGTCCCGCTACATCGTGCCCAGGGGCTCCATCGCCGTTGACGGCGTCAGCCTGACGGTGGTGGAAGCAATGCGATCCTCGTTTCAGTGTTCCCTGCTCGCTTACACGCTGGGCCGCACAACGCTCGGCGGCAAACGGCCCGGCCGCCACGTCAACATCGAAGTGGACATCCTGGGCAAATACGTCGAAAGGCTGATGAAGAATTGA
- a CDS encoding 6,7-dimethyl-8-ribityllumazine synthase, translated as MFPARLHAGPHNARRQTARPPRQHRSGHPGQIRRKADEELSLRNAQSKAPGPALARIDVSRFRIGIIRGEYNPKITMSLEKKCVETLLASGIPKKNIRNFAVPGCFEIPILAQRLATQKKYDALIALGAVIKGDTYHFELVVNECARGIMDVSLRHDIPVIFEVLATYNERDAARRAGNNKFNKGIEAAQTALCLLAALSNARG; from the coding sequence GTGTTCCCTGCTCGCTTACACGCTGGGCCGCACAACGCTCGGCGGCAAACGGCCCGGCCGCCACGTCAACATCGAAGTGGACATCCTGGGCAAATACGTCGAAAGGCTGATGAAGAATTGAGCTTGCGAAACGCACAGTCCAAGGCCCCCGGCCCAGCTCTCGCGCGAATCGATGTTTCGCGCTTTCGCATTGGGATTATTCGCGGCGAATACAACCCCAAGATTACGATGAGCCTGGAAAAGAAATGTGTGGAGACACTTCTGGCTTCCGGAATTCCAAAGAAGAACATCCGAAATTTTGCAGTCCCGGGATGTTTTGAAATTCCCATCCTTGCCCAGCGGCTTGCGACACAGAAGAAATATGACGCCCTGATCGCACTGGGGGCAGTGATCAAAGGAGACACCTACCACTTTGAACTGGTGGTGAATGAATGCGCCAGGGGGATTATGGACGTCTCGCTCCGCCATGACATACCTGTTATTTTTGAAGTTCTTGCCACTTACAACGAGCGCGACGCCGCTCGACGCGCGGGAAATAACAAATTCAACAAGGGGATTGAAGCTGCGCAGACGGCCTTATGTCTGCTGGCTGCTCTGAGCAACGCCAGAGGTTAG